A region of the Variovorax sp. 54 genome:
CCACATGGCCGCCCATGAGCGCGTTGTACAGCTCGGCCGCGCCCTTGAAGGGAATGAAGTTGAACTTCACGCCGGCCAGCGCCGCCAGCCGCTCCATCGACACGTGCGAGGTGCCGCCGCGCCCGGTGGTGCCGTACGACACCTCGCCCGGCTTGGCCTTGGCCGCGGCCAGCAGCGCGTTCAGGTCTTTCCACGGGGCGTCCTGACGCACCGTGATGCCCAGCGTGGCGGCCGTCACGTTGGCCACGTAGGTGAAGTCGGTGGCCGGGTCGTAGCTCACCTTCTGCAGGTGCGGCAGCCGGTACAGCGAGCTCAGCATGAGCGACAGCGTGTAGCCGTCGGGCGCGGCCTTGCGCGCCATGGTGGTCGGCGCCAGCGTGGCGGCCACGCCGGGCTGGTTGAGGATCACGATCTGCTGCTTCAGCTCGCGCGAGGCTGCCAGGGCCAGCGCACGCGCCTGCACGTCGGTGGCGCCGCCCGCGGGGTACGGCACCAGCAGCGTGATCGGCTGCTTGCTGAACAGGCTCTGGGCGCGCGCCATGAAGGGCAGCGCGGTGCCTGCCGCGGCAAGCGCGGCGCCGCCGAGCAGGCGGCGGCGGGTGGGGTCGGTGAAGAAGGAAGTCATGGCGTGTCTCCGGTCGGTCGATCTATCGTTCTGCGGCGATGGTCGCGCGCAGCCCTTGCCCGGTCACCGTCGCTTCCGACGACTTTGGCCACCGCGGCGCTTTCGATCCCGTCGCTTCCGACGATGCCGGGGCGGCGCGTCCCTTCCATACTCGGTGCACAACAACGAACCGACCGACGGAGACCGCAGTCCATGGACCTCACCCAGCCCCTGCACAAAGCGATGCAGGAACGCCCCGGCGCCACCGCCCTCGTGTGCGGCGAGCGCCGCAGCACCTTTGCCCAGTTCGTCGACCGCGTGGCGCGGCTCGCGGCCGTGCTGCAGTCGCTCGGCCTGCAGCCCG
Encoded here:
- a CDS encoding tripartite tricarboxylate transporter substrate binding protein codes for the protein MTSFFTDPTRRRLLGGAALAAAGTALPFMARAQSLFSKQPITLLVPYPAGGATDVQARALALAASRELKQQIVILNQPGVAATLAPTTMARKAAPDGYTLSLMLSSLYRLPHLQKVSYDPATDFTYVANVTAATLGITVRQDAPWKDLNALLAAAKAKPGEVSYGTTGRGGTSHVSMERLAALAGVKFNFIPFKGAAELYNALMGGHVDAVSEAGFGASVAGGRVRLLATFNEARSPTRLNVPTVKELGYDVVANGSWGIAGPRGMDPKVVQALQEAFRKAVDDPEFIRTLDLNDYVRFYMDSPAYTAWAHKTYADEKRFVSDLRIKLDD